Proteins encoded within one genomic window of Mycolicibacterium aubagnense:
- a CDS encoding amidohydrolase gives MASPADLVIVGNIVTVDPQRPIAEALAVTAGRIVAVGSRDEVQPWIGADTEVREVAGCVLPGFVEAHGHPLMEAVVLGGRMVDIRPVTMPNADDVVAAVHAEVAARGADGAYLNGWDPLLQHGLPELTRAWLDAAAPDGPLVIVHNSGHKAYFNSAAARAAGLTRDTPDPHGSKYGRDADGELDGTAEETGAVFPLVTGVMTPTDYPALLLAECARLNRAGLTTCSEMAFDPMFRPVLEQMRDKLTVRLRTYEMSTAALHTDASPDNGDDLVRQVGIKIWVDGSPWVGNIDLTFPYLDTDATRTIGVVPGSCGHANYTREQLAEIVNTFFPLGWQMACHVHGDHGVDTILDVYEDALKRWPREDHRLRLEHVGAITPVQLQRAHDLGVTCSVFVDQIHYWGDVIVDGLFGPEHGDVWMPAGSAVATGMRISLHNDPPVTPEEPLRNISVAATRIAPSGRVLAPQERLTVEAAIRAQTIDAAWQLFSDDAVGSLEVGKYADLVVLSADPRSVPPEAVADLEVLATYLAGQQVHAKAD, from the coding sequence ATGGCCAGCCCAGCCGATCTCGTCATCGTCGGAAACATCGTGACCGTCGACCCGCAGCGGCCCATCGCCGAGGCGCTCGCCGTCACCGCCGGACGCATCGTCGCTGTCGGGTCACGCGACGAGGTACAGCCGTGGATCGGCGCTGACACCGAGGTTCGGGAGGTCGCCGGCTGCGTGCTGCCCGGGTTCGTCGAGGCGCACGGCCACCCATTGATGGAGGCGGTGGTGCTCGGTGGCCGCATGGTCGACATCCGGCCCGTCACGATGCCTAACGCTGACGACGTCGTGGCCGCGGTCCACGCCGAGGTGGCCGCTCGCGGCGCTGACGGCGCCTACCTGAACGGCTGGGATCCGCTGCTGCAGCACGGGCTCCCAGAGCTGACGCGAGCCTGGCTGGACGCGGCGGCGCCCGACGGCCCGCTGGTCATCGTGCACAACTCGGGGCACAAGGCGTACTTCAACTCGGCTGCCGCCCGTGCCGCCGGGCTGACCCGTGACACCCCGGATCCGCACGGCTCCAAGTACGGCCGCGACGCCGACGGCGAGCTCGACGGCACCGCCGAGGAGACCGGTGCGGTGTTCCCGCTCGTGACAGGAGTGATGACGCCCACCGACTATCCGGCGCTGCTGCTCGCCGAATGCGCCCGGCTGAATCGGGCCGGCCTGACGACCTGTTCGGAGATGGCGTTCGACCCGATGTTCCGGCCGGTGCTGGAGCAGATGCGCGACAAGCTCACCGTGCGGCTGCGCACCTACGAGATGTCGACCGCGGCGCTGCACACCGACGCGTCCCCGGACAACGGTGACGACCTGGTCCGTCAGGTCGGCATCAAGATCTGGGTCGACGGGTCGCCGTGGGTGGGCAACATCGACCTCACCTTCCCGTATCTCGATACCGATGCCACCCGCACCATCGGCGTGGTGCCGGGGTCGTGCGGGCACGCCAACTACACCCGCGAGCAGCTCGCCGAGATCGTCAACACGTTCTTCCCACTGGGCTGGCAGATGGCCTGTCACGTGCACGGCGACCACGGCGTCGACACCATCTTGGATGTGTACGAGGACGCGCTGAAGCGCTGGCCGCGGGAGGATCACCGGCTGCGGCTCGAGCACGTCGGTGCCATCACACCGGTGCAGCTGCAGCGCGCCCACGATCTCGGCGTCACGTGCAGTGTCTTCGTCGACCAGATCCACTACTGGGGTGACGTCATCGTCGACGGGCTGTTCGGCCCCGAGCACGGCGACGTGTGGATGCCGGCCGGCTCGGCCGTGGCCACCGGTATGCGGATCTCGCTGCACAACGACCCGCCGGTGACGCCCGAGGAGCCGCTGCGCAACATCAGCGTCGCGGCCACCCGGATCGCCCCCAGCGGGCGCGTGCTGGCGCCGCAGGAACGGCTCACCGTCGAGGCGGCCATCCGGGCCCAGACCATCGATGCGGCCTGGCAGCTGTTCTCCGATGACGCGGTCGGTTCGCTGGAAGTCGGCAAGTACGCGGACCTCGTGGTGTTGTCGGCCGACCCGCGCTCGGTGCCGCCAGAAGCCGTCGCCGACCTGGAGGTGCTCGCGACTTATCTGGCAGGACAACAGGTTCACGCCAAAGCCGACTGA
- the fadD8 gene encoding fatty-acid--CoA ligase FadD8 — translation MAPDVSSSRERSSAELLRHPLHSGHLTVGALKRNKDKPVLFLGDTTLTGGQLADRISQYIQAFEALGAGSGASSGLLALNRPEVLMIIGASQTQGYRRTALHPLGSLDDHAYVLSDAGVTTLIIDPTPAFVERAIGLLEKVPSLKQILTIGPVPDELTGSAIDLAAEAAKFEPQPLKAADLAPDHVGGLTYTGGTTGKPKGVIGTTQSISTMTTIQLAEWEWPEHPRFLMCTPLSHAGAAFFVPTIVKGGELIVLKKFDPAEVLRVIEEQKITATMLVPSMIYALMDHPDSHTRDLSSLETVYYGASAMNPVRLAEAIRRFGPIFAQYYGQSEAPMVITYLAKGEHDEKRLTSCGRPTLFARTALLDSDGNPVPQGEVGEICVSGPLLSGGYWNLPEATAETFKDGWMHTGDLAREDEDGFWYIVDRTKDMIVTGGFNVFPREVEDVVAEHPSIAQVCVVGTPDEKWGEAVTAVVVLRPDADRSEEAVATMTAEIQAAVKERKGSVQSPKQVVVVDAVPVTALGKPDKKAVRAQFWAGSERSVG, via the coding sequence ATGGCCCCTGACGTCTCTTCTTCGCGCGAGCGCTCATCAGCCGAGCTGCTGCGCCATCCCCTGCATTCCGGACACTTGACGGTCGGCGCCCTGAAGCGCAACAAAGACAAGCCGGTCCTGTTCCTCGGCGACACCACACTGACCGGCGGCCAGCTCGCCGACCGCATCAGCCAGTACATTCAGGCGTTCGAGGCGCTCGGCGCCGGCTCCGGCGCCAGCAGCGGCCTGTTGGCGCTGAACCGGCCCGAGGTGCTGATGATCATCGGCGCCAGCCAGACGCAGGGCTACCGCCGCACAGCACTACACCCTCTCGGCTCGCTCGACGATCACGCCTACGTCCTCTCCGACGCCGGCGTCACAACGCTGATCATCGATCCCACCCCGGCGTTCGTGGAGCGGGCCATCGGCCTGCTGGAGAAGGTGCCGTCGCTCAAGCAGATCCTGACGATCGGCCCGGTGCCGGACGAGCTGACGGGCTCGGCCATCGACCTGGCCGCCGAAGCCGCGAAGTTCGAACCGCAGCCACTGAAGGCCGCCGACCTGGCCCCTGATCACGTCGGCGGGCTCACCTACACCGGCGGCACCACCGGCAAGCCCAAGGGCGTCATCGGCACGACGCAGTCCATCAGCACCATGACGACCATCCAGCTGGCCGAATGGGAGTGGCCGGAGCACCCGCGGTTCCTGATGTGCACTCCGCTGTCGCATGCCGGCGCGGCGTTCTTCGTGCCGACCATCGTCAAGGGCGGCGAGCTGATCGTGCTCAAGAAGTTCGACCCCGCGGAGGTGCTGCGGGTGATCGAAGAGCAGAAGATCACCGCGACCATGCTGGTGCCGTCGATGATCTACGCGCTCATGGACCACCCCGATTCGCATACGCGCGACCTGTCGTCGCTCGAGACCGTCTACTACGGCGCTTCCGCCATGAACCCGGTGCGTCTCGCCGAGGCCATCCGCCGGTTCGGCCCGATCTTCGCGCAGTACTACGGCCAGTCCGAGGCCCCGATGGTCATCACCTACCTGGCCAAGGGCGAGCACGACGAGAAGCGGCTGACATCCTGCGGCCGGCCGACGCTGTTCGCGCGCACGGCCCTGCTGGATTCCGACGGAAATCCGGTGCCCCAGGGTGAGGTCGGCGAGATCTGCGTGTCCGGCCCACTGCTGTCGGGCGGCTACTGGAACCTGCCGGAAGCCACTGCCGAGACGTTCAAGGATGGCTGGATGCACACCGGCGACCTGGCCCGCGAGGACGAGGACGGGTTCTGGTACATCGTCGACCGGACCAAGGACATGATCGTCACCGGTGGCTTCAACGTCTTCCCGCGGGAAGTGGAAGACGTTGTGGCCGAACATCCTTCGATCGCCCAGGTATGCGTCGTCGGCACCCCCGACGAGAAGTGGGGCGAGGCGGTGACGGCCGTCGTCGTGCTGCGTCCGGACGCCGACCGGTCCGAGGAGGCCGTCGCCACGATGACCGCCGAGATTCAGGCCGCGGTCAAGGAGCGCAAGGGCTCGGTCCAGTCGCCGAAGCAGGTCGTCGTCGTCGACGCCGTGCCGGTGACGGCGCTCGGCAAGCCGGACAAGAAGGCGGTCCGCGCGCAGTTCTGGGCTGGCTCGGAGCGCTCTGTCGGCTAG
- a CDS encoding FadR/GntR family transcriptional regulator → MALNTARRAGLVEQVIEQLRGSVADGEWPVGHRIPNETDLVEALGVGRNTVREAVRALAHAGLFEVRQGDGTYVRATSEVSGALSRLCSDELRDVLQVRRGLEVEGARLAAARRTDDDIALLRRLLDGRDNEQRAAHHDEFVHADTEFHCAVMRASRNTMLIDLYLGLIEVITASVSVMNETPVETEFEDHHRLLDRIVAADADGAAAAAAVLFDRLLAGLPTS, encoded by the coding sequence GTGGCCCTGAACACAGCCCGCCGTGCCGGCTTGGTGGAACAGGTCATCGAGCAGCTCCGGGGTTCGGTCGCGGACGGCGAATGGCCCGTCGGCCATCGCATCCCGAATGAGACCGATCTGGTCGAGGCGCTCGGCGTCGGCCGCAACACGGTGCGGGAGGCCGTCCGGGCACTGGCGCACGCCGGCCTGTTCGAGGTACGGCAGGGCGACGGCACGTACGTTCGTGCCACCAGCGAGGTCTCAGGCGCGTTGAGCCGGCTGTGCAGTGACGAACTGCGGGATGTGCTGCAGGTGCGCCGCGGGCTGGAAGTGGAGGGCGCCCGCCTGGCCGCGGCCAGGCGGACCGATGACGACATCGCGCTGCTGCGGCGGCTGCTGGACGGCCGCGACAACGAGCAGCGCGCCGCGCATCACGACGAATTCGTCCACGCCGACACCGAATTCCACTGTGCCGTCATGCGCGCGTCCCGCAACACCATGCTGATCGATCTGTACCTGGGACTCATCGAGGTCATCACCGCGAGCGTGTCCGTCATGAACGAGACGCCCGTCGAGACCGAGTTCGAGGACCATCACCGGCTGCTCGACCGCATCGTCGCCGCCGACGCCGACGGGGCTGCCGCCGCGGCCGCCGTGCTCTTCGACCGCCTCCTCGCCGGGTTGCCCACTTCCTGA
- a CDS encoding CynX/NimT family MFS transporter has product MSAALNGSEHARYEDELALELDGAIEIADVPASPSTRLASGVLLAAAVVVTALNLRPSVTSVAPLLGEMRTALGVSSVWAGILTTLPVLCFSAAGATAPLLAKRLGLGRTVTLALLVLALGLAVRPYGDGGLMLGATLLASSGIALANVLIPVVIKSSFPAHIGLMTGIYTSALQAGGAFGAAVTPAVEHSVGGWRPSLAIWAALALAALLLWLPAARRHRTDWATTAARTTARRSLLRNPLAWTVTLYMGSQSFLAYIMMGWLPQIFIDNGMDKTTAGVMSGVMSLIGVPVALLISPLAARSTHQSLWNVGLGVLGLSGAIGLLVAPSAAPVLWSLLAGIGMSAFSLALTVIALRARNTEDTAQLSGMAQGFGYLFASTGPFLFGLLHDVSGGWHVPFVLFFSVYAVQLTAGWFAGRNRYV; this is encoded by the coding sequence ATGAGTGCTGCCCTGAACGGTTCCGAACACGCCCGTTACGAGGACGAATTGGCACTCGAGCTCGACGGCGCCATCGAAATCGCGGATGTCCCGGCGAGTCCGAGCACCCGCCTCGCGAGCGGTGTCCTGCTCGCCGCCGCGGTCGTCGTCACCGCCCTGAACCTGCGGCCGTCCGTCACGAGCGTCGCTCCCCTACTGGGTGAGATGCGCACCGCACTCGGGGTGTCGTCGGTCTGGGCCGGCATCCTCACCACGCTGCCCGTACTGTGCTTCTCCGCCGCGGGCGCCACCGCGCCCCTGCTGGCCAAACGGCTCGGCCTCGGCCGGACCGTGACGCTCGCCCTGCTGGTGCTGGCCCTGGGCCTGGCGGTGCGGCCGTACGGCGACGGCGGCCTCATGCTGGGCGCCACGCTGCTCGCCTCGTCCGGCATCGCACTGGCGAACGTGCTGATCCCGGTGGTGATCAAGAGTTCGTTCCCCGCCCACATCGGCCTGATGACGGGTATCTACACCAGCGCACTGCAAGCCGGCGGAGCATTCGGCGCCGCCGTCACCCCAGCGGTGGAACACAGCGTCGGCGGCTGGCGTCCGTCGCTCGCCATCTGGGCCGCGCTCGCGCTGGCGGCCCTGCTGTTATGGCTTCCGGCCGCGCGCCGGCATCGCACCGACTGGGCGACAACGGCGGCCCGCACCACCGCGCGTCGATCCCTGCTGCGCAACCCGCTCGCATGGACGGTGACGCTCTACATGGGCAGCCAGTCGTTCCTGGCCTACATCATGATGGGTTGGCTCCCACAGATTTTCATCGACAACGGCATGGACAAGACCACTGCCGGCGTGATGTCCGGGGTGATGTCGCTGATCGGCGTCCCGGTCGCGCTACTCATCTCGCCGCTGGCTGCCCGCAGCACTCACCAGAGCCTGTGGAACGTCGGCCTCGGTGTGCTGGGCCTGTCCGGCGCCATCGGTCTGCTCGTCGCGCCGAGTGCGGCACCGGTGCTGTGGAGCCTGCTGGCCGGTATCGGGATGAGCGCGTTCTCACTCGCGCTGACCGTCATCGCGCTGCGCGCCCGCAACACCGAGGACACCGCACAGCTCTCGGGCATGGCGCAGGGCTTCGGCTACCTGTTCGCGAGCACCGGGCCGTTCCTGTTCGGGCTGCTGCACGACGTCTCCGGCGGCTGGCACGTCCCGTTCGTGTTGTTCTTCAGCGTGTACGCGGTGCAGTTGACGGCCGGCTGGTTCGCCGGGCGCAACCGCTACGTCTAG
- a CDS encoding nitroreductase family deazaflavin-dependent oxidoreductase, producing the protein MGQDSDANLKPPWWLKPMNKVMMAVMRVVPIKGPVVLTVPGRSSGEPRSTPITPFEVDGRRYVVGGFPNADWVRNARAAATATVTRGRQREEVRLSEVPAEEARPLLRQFPILVPTGVGFMKNAGLVTGPNPDEFEALAGRCAVFRFDPV; encoded by the coding sequence ATGGGCCAGGACAGCGACGCGAACCTCAAGCCACCATGGTGGCTCAAGCCGATGAACAAAGTCATGATGGCCGTCATGCGGGTGGTTCCCATCAAGGGTCCCGTCGTGCTGACCGTGCCGGGCCGCTCGTCCGGTGAACCGCGGTCGACGCCCATCACTCCGTTCGAGGTCGACGGCCGCCGCTACGTCGTGGGTGGTTTCCCGAACGCCGACTGGGTGCGCAACGCGCGCGCCGCGGCCACCGCCACCGTGACCCGGGGCCGGCAACGTGAAGAGGTCCGGCTGTCCGAGGTACCCGCCGAAGAGGCCCGCCCGCTGCTGCGGCAGTTCCCCATCCTGGTGCCGACGGGCGTCGGGTTCATGAAGAACGCGGGCCTGGTGACCGGCCCCAACCCCGACGAGTTCGAAGCGCTCGCCGGACGCTGCGCGGTGTTCCGGTTCGATCCGGTCTAG
- a CDS encoding 1,4-dihydroxy-2-naphthoyl-CoA synthase, with protein sequence MNADNPFDPQLWQPVTELGELTDITYHRHVLDGKPQPTVRIAFDRPDVRNAFRPHTVDELYRALDHARMSPDVGVVLLTGNGPSSKDGGWAFCSGGDQRIRGRSGYQYASGDTAETVDPARAGRLHILEVQRLIRFMPKPVICLVNGWAAGGGHSLHVVCDLTLASREHARFKQTDADVGSFDGGYGSAYLARQAGQKFAREIFFLGRAYDAESMRAMGAVNEVVDHKDLETVGLQWAAEINGKSPQAIRMLKFSFNLIDDGLVGQQIFAGEATRLAYMTDEAVEGRDAFLQKRDPDWSEFPRYF encoded by the coding sequence GTGAACGCAGACAATCCGTTTGACCCTCAGCTCTGGCAGCCGGTGACCGAGCTCGGTGAACTCACCGACATCACCTACCACCGTCACGTGCTGGACGGTAAGCCGCAGCCGACGGTCCGGATCGCCTTCGACCGGCCCGACGTCCGTAACGCCTTCCGGCCGCACACCGTCGACGAGCTGTACCGCGCACTCGACCACGCCCGAATGAGCCCGGACGTCGGCGTCGTCCTGCTCACCGGCAACGGACCGTCGTCGAAGGACGGCGGCTGGGCGTTCTGCTCCGGCGGCGACCAGCGCATCCGCGGCCGCAGCGGCTACCAGTACGCGTCCGGCGACACCGCCGAGACCGTCGACCCGGCCCGCGCCGGGCGGCTGCACATCCTCGAGGTCCAGCGGCTGATCCGGTTCATGCCGAAGCCCGTGATCTGCCTGGTCAACGGCTGGGCGGCCGGTGGCGGCCACAGCCTGCACGTCGTCTGCGACCTGACCCTGGCCAGCCGGGAACACGCCCGGTTCAAGCAGACCGACGCCGACGTCGGCAGCTTCGACGGCGGCTACGGCAGCGCATACCTGGCGCGGCAGGCCGGGCAGAAGTTCGCCCGCGAAATCTTCTTCCTGGGCCGCGCCTACGACGCCGAATCGATGCGGGCCATGGGAGCCGTGAATGAGGTCGTCGACCACAAGGACCTGGAAACCGTTGGGCTGCAATGGGCGGCCGAGATCAACGGCAAGTCGCCGCAGGCCATCCGGATGCTGAAGTTCTCGTTCAATCTGATCGACGACGGGCTGGTGGGCCAGCAGATTTTCGCCGGCGAGGCCACGCGCCTGGCGTACATGACCGACGAAGCCGTCGAGGGCCGGGACGCGTTCCTGCAGAAGCGCGACCCGGACTGGAGCGAGTTCCCACGTTACTTCTGA
- the bluB gene encoding 5,6-dimethylbenzimidazole synthase: protein MSEPSYSDAERAAVYRVMAERRDMRHFTPNSEVPEDVLRRILEAAHMAPSVGLMQPWRFLRITDPAMRTAIKELVDTERIRTGEALGPREAEFLALKVEGIGDCAELFVVALGDDRERHIFGRRTMPHMDLASVSCAIQNMWLAARAEGLGLGWVSLFEPAELAELMGMPEGADPIAVLCVGPVPEFPDRPELEIVGWTTARPLDELVYTNSWPATRTS, encoded by the coding sequence GTGAGCGAGCCGAGTTACTCCGACGCCGAACGCGCAGCCGTCTACCGGGTCATGGCCGAGCGCCGGGACATGCGGCACTTCACGCCGAATTCCGAAGTGCCCGAAGATGTTCTGCGGCGCATCCTGGAGGCTGCCCACATGGCGCCGAGCGTCGGATTGATGCAGCCGTGGCGCTTCCTGCGAATCACCGATCCGGCTATGCGGACAGCGATCAAGGAACTGGTCGACACCGAGCGGATCCGGACCGGCGAGGCCCTCGGGCCCCGCGAAGCGGAGTTCCTGGCACTCAAGGTCGAGGGCATCGGCGACTGCGCCGAGCTGTTCGTCGTGGCGCTGGGTGACGATCGCGAACGCCACATCTTCGGCCGGCGCACCATGCCGCACATGGATCTGGCGTCGGTGTCCTGCGCCATCCAGAACATGTGGCTGGCGGCCCGCGCGGAAGGTCTTGGTCTGGGCTGGGTTTCGCTGTTCGAACCGGCGGAGCTGGCCGAGCTGATGGGCATGCCCGAGGGCGCCGACCCGATCGCGGTGCTGTGCGTCGGCCCGGTGCCGGAGTTCCCGGACCGTCCCGAGCTCGAGATCGTGGGCTGGACGACAGCCCGCCCGCTCGACGAACTGGTGTACACGAACAGCTGGCCTGCCACCCGAACGAGCTGA
- a CDS encoding SDR family oxidoreductase — MSKSPLRRVTESLLLAGMRPPLIERLSGHGEVDLAGKRIVLTGASSGIGEAAAAKLARLGATVVIVARRADLLDTVAARITHSGGDAIARPCDLSDMDAIDALVTDVEAELGGVDILINNAGRSIRRPLAESLDRWHDLERTMTLNYYSPLRLVRGFAPGMLERGDGHIINVSTWGVMNESSPLFAVYNASKAALTAVSRVIETEWGASGVHSTTLFYPLVKTPMIAPTRAYDGLPGLSADEAADWMVTAAKTRPVRIAPRMAVTSHALNSFVPGVVDKMMKRQRAQPVR, encoded by the coding sequence GTGAGCAAAAGTCCACTGCGCCGAGTCACCGAGAGTCTGCTGCTCGCCGGTATGCGACCACCCCTGATCGAACGGTTGTCGGGCCACGGCGAGGTGGACCTGGCCGGCAAACGCATCGTGCTGACCGGCGCGTCGTCGGGCATCGGCGAGGCGGCCGCGGCCAAGCTGGCCCGCCTGGGTGCGACGGTCGTGATCGTGGCCCGCCGGGCCGACCTGCTGGACACGGTGGCGGCCAGGATCACCCACAGCGGGGGCGACGCGATCGCCCGGCCGTGCGACCTGTCGGATATGGACGCCATCGACGCGCTCGTCACCGACGTCGAAGCCGAGCTTGGTGGCGTGGACATCCTGATCAACAACGCCGGTCGGTCCATCCGCCGGCCGCTGGCCGAATCCCTGGACCGCTGGCACGACCTCGAACGCACCATGACCCTGAACTACTACTCGCCGCTGCGGCTGGTCCGAGGCTTTGCCCCCGGCATGCTGGAGCGCGGCGACGGGCACATCATCAACGTGTCCACGTGGGGTGTGATGAATGAGTCGTCGCCGCTGTTCGCGGTCTACAACGCCTCCAAAGCCGCACTCACCGCCGTCAGCCGGGTCATCGAAACCGAGTGGGGCGCAAGCGGAGTGCACTCGACGACGCTGTTCTACCCGCTGGTGAAGACGCCGATGATCGCACCGACCCGCGCCTACGACGGACTGCCCGGGCTGTCGGCTGACGAAGCCGCCGACTGGATGGTCACCGCGGCCAAGACCCGTCCGGTGCGCATCGCACCCCGGATGGCGGTGACGTCGCACGCCCTCAACAGCTTCGTCCCCGGCGTGGTGGACAAGATGATGAAACGCCAACGCGCACAACCGGTTCGGTGA
- a CDS encoding VOC family protein: MEILASRILIRPADYQKSVAFYRDAIGLAIAREYGAGTVFYAGQSLIELAGHGRDGDGPSVPFPGALWLQVRDVYLTQAELEGRGVTISRAAQQEPWGLHELHVTDPDQVTLIFVQVPDTHPLRRDTRS; the protein is encoded by the coding sequence ATGGAAATCCTGGCCAGCCGCATCCTGATCCGTCCCGCCGACTACCAGAAGTCGGTGGCCTTCTATCGGGACGCCATCGGCCTGGCCATTGCCCGTGAATACGGCGCCGGCACCGTGTTCTATGCTGGGCAGTCCCTGATCGAGCTCGCCGGCCACGGCCGTGACGGCGACGGCCCGTCAGTGCCGTTCCCCGGCGCACTGTGGCTCCAGGTGCGGGATGTCTATCTGACGCAGGCCGAACTCGAAGGCCGCGGAGTGACGATTTCCCGTGCGGCACAACAAGAACCGTGGGGCCTGCACGAACTGCACGTCACCGATCCCGACCAGGTCACCTTGATCTTCGTACAGGTGCCCGACACCCACCCACTACGACGAGACACCCGGAGCTAG
- a CDS encoding DUF3349 domain-containing protein translates to MNEPIVVPAPNNTAALFHSILNWLREGYPDGVPPKDYFPVLALLRRSLSEGEVVEVARTILRSNDGESPVTEDEIHDAIQKTTDQAPSPEDIQQVSARLAAVGWPLATP, encoded by the coding sequence ATGAATGAGCCCATCGTTGTGCCCGCGCCGAACAACACGGCGGCCCTGTTCCACAGCATCCTGAACTGGCTGCGTGAGGGGTACCCGGACGGAGTGCCGCCGAAGGACTACTTCCCGGTGCTGGCGTTGCTGCGGCGTTCCCTCAGCGAGGGCGAGGTCGTCGAGGTGGCCCGCACCATCCTGCGTTCCAACGACGGGGAAAGCCCGGTCACCGAAGACGAGATCCACGACGCGATCCAGAAGACCACCGACCAGGCGCCGAGTCCCGAGGACATCCAGCAGGTATCGGCTCGTCTGGCCGCGGTCGGCTGGCCACTGGCCACACCGTAG
- a CDS encoding inorganic phosphate transporter: protein MSETIVILALLVATALAFDFTNGFHDTGNAMATSIATGALKPKAAVTLSGILNLVGAFLSVNVAVTVATNVLKIQDPKTGHLKLDATVALTVIFSGLVGGILWNLLTWLFGIPSSSSHALFGGLIGSGIAAAGFAGVNWDGLTSKVLLPAVASPFIAGVIAMCGTWLVYRISKNVTKARREEGFRWGQIATASLLSLAHGTGDAQKTMGVIALALISTGHLTGDVKKDGLPFWIIGSCALAIGLGTYIGGWRVIRTLGKGLVEIDSPQGFSAESASAAVILTSSVAGMALSTTHVATGSILGSGVGKPGGEVRWKVAGRMAAAWLITLPAAGLVGALSFLLANGIASASTPLVGDIVIFLILVGLSGFMYYRAQQQKIDHNNVNADWDESTNSTVPADVRAAAKSTKDTASV, encoded by the coding sequence ATGAGCGAAACGATCGTCATCCTGGCGTTGCTTGTCGCAACCGCCCTGGCCTTTGATTTTACGAACGGTTTTCATGACACCGGTAACGCGATGGCGACATCCATCGCCACCGGCGCCCTCAAGCCCAAAGCCGCGGTGACGCTCTCGGGCATCCTGAACCTTGTAGGTGCCTTCCTTTCCGTCAACGTGGCCGTCACGGTGGCCACCAACGTCCTGAAGATTCAGGACCCCAAGACCGGCCACCTCAAGCTCGACGCGACCGTCGCGCTGACGGTGATCTTCTCGGGCCTCGTCGGCGGCATCCTGTGGAACCTGCTCACCTGGCTGTTCGGTATCCCATCCAGCTCGTCGCACGCGCTGTTCGGCGGCCTGATCGGCTCGGGTATCGCCGCGGCGGGCTTCGCCGGCGTCAACTGGGATGGCCTGACCAGCAAGGTGCTGCTCCCGGCGGTGGCCTCGCCGTTCATCGCCGGCGTGATCGCCATGTGCGGCACCTGGTTGGTTTACCGGATCAGTAAGAACGTCACCAAGGCGCGTCGCGAAGAGGGCTTCCGTTGGGGCCAGATCGCCACTGCTTCGCTGCTGTCTCTCGCTCACGGCACCGGCGACGCGCAGAAGACCATGGGCGTCATCGCCCTCGCGCTCATCAGCACCGGCCACCTGACCGGCGACGTGAAGAAGGACGGCCTGCCGTTCTGGATCATCGGCAGCTGCGCCCTCGCCATCGGTCTCGGCACCTACATCGGTGGGTGGCGCGTCATCCGCACCCTCGGTAAGGGCTTGGTCGAAATCGACTCGCCGCAGGGCTTCTCCGCCGAATCCGCATCGGCCGCAGTCATCCTGACTTCGAGCGTCGCGGGCATGGCGCTGTCCACCACGCACGTGGCCACCGGCTCGATCCTGGGCAGCGGCGTCGGCAAGCCGGGCGGCGAGGTGCGCTGGAAGGTCGCGGGCCGGATGGCCGCCGCATGGCTGATCACCTTGCCTGCCGCCGGCCTCGTCGGTGCGCTCTCGTTCCTGCTCGCCAATGGAATCGCCAGCGCGAGCACGCCGCTGGTCGGTGACATCGTGATCTTCCTGATCCTGGTCGGTCTGTCGGGCTTCATGTACTACCGCGCCCAGCAGCAGAAGATCGACCACAACAACGTCAACGCCGATTGGGACGAGTCGACCAACTCGACGGTTCCGGCCGACGTGCGCGCCGCAGCCAAGTCCACCAAGGACACCGCGTCGGTCTGA
- a CDS encoding DUF3349 domain-containing protein, whose protein sequence is MNAFLTKIVAWLQAGYPEGIPATDRVPLLALLSRRLTNDEVKSVARALMDRGEFDQIDIGVLITRITDELPRAEDVERVRERLAAKGWPLDDPRDPADGGPVDGGPGNREPT, encoded by the coding sequence ATGAATGCCTTTTTGACCAAGATCGTGGCGTGGCTGCAGGCCGGATATCCCGAGGGCATTCCCGCCACCGATCGGGTGCCACTGCTGGCCCTGTTGTCCCGTCGCCTGACCAATGACGAGGTCAAGTCAGTGGCAAGGGCATTGATGGATCGGGGCGAGTTCGACCAGATCGATATCGGGGTGCTGATCACCCGGATCACCGATGAACTGCCCCGCGCCGAGGATGTTGAACGAGTACGAGAACGGTTGGCCGCCAAAGGCTGGCCGCTCGACGATCCCCGCGACCCGGCCGACGGCGGGCCTGTCGACGGAGGCCCCGGCAACAGGGAGCCGACATAG